TTCGCTTTTCTTTCCTTCATTGAAATACTGTTTTAGATTTTTAACTTCTAATAAAGTTTCTTTATTATTGACCATCGAACGACACCCTTTCTACCTGTTGCGGTTTATCGTAATTATTAGGCATATCACGTTTTCGTTGCTGTACCATCAATGGAGGTTCTACATGTAGCGCACGTTCATCTAAAAGCCAAGATTTAACAAAGTGTGTAGGTGATACCTTAAACCACGGAGGTGACTCTTTAAAGTCAGCATTTAACGCATAAATACTACGTTGAGCGAATGCATCTCCTTTTGGTGGATGTAATAAATCCGGTGGTGTTCCTGGTATAGCTAATAATTCTGTGTCAGAACCAGTCGTTAAATCAGGCATTGATGATAATAGCCCCCATGTATAAGGATGCTTAGGATCATAAAATATTTCACTCGCATCGCCTGTTTCGACCATCTGTCCACCATACATAACTGCTACTCTATCAGCAATATTTGCTACTACACCTAAGTCATGTGTAATAAAGATGATAGAAGTATCAATTTTATCTTGTAATTCTTTCATCAAATCTAAAATTTGCGCCTGCATCGTTACGTCTAATGCAGTCGTCGGCTCGTCTGCAATAAGGACTTTAGGTTCACATGCTAATGCTGTTGCAATAACAATTCTTTGTCGTTGACCACCAGAGAATTGGTGCGGATAAGCACCAAATCGTTGTTCTGCATTAGGTAAACCTACTAAATTTAAAATTTCAAGTGCTCTTGTTCTAGCTTTGGATTTCGTATAATTTCTATGTTTCATAAGTGGTTCCATGACTTGCTTACCTATTTTCATCGTTGGATTTAATGAAGTCATAGGATCTTGGAAAATCATCGAAATATCTTTACCACGTAGTTTGATAAGCTCTTGTTCGCTTTTTTGAGCTAAGTCTTCGCCAAGAAAATCTATCTTACCTTTTTTAATTCTTCCTGCGTCTCCTTGGAATAATTTAGTTATCGCCTTTGTTGTTACTGATTTCCCAGAACCAGATTCACCAACGATAGCTAAAGTCTCCCCTTTGTCTAAATAAAAATCGACACCTCTTACTGCTTGCACTTCCCCTGCGTCAATGTCAAAGGAAACATGCAAGTCGCTCACTTCTAATATTCTTTCTGACATAATATATTCCTCCTTTGTTATTTACGCATTTTAGGGTCAAACGCATCGCGTAAGCCGTCACTAAATAGATAGAAAAATAAAATTAATAAACTTAAAATAATTGCTGGTATAAATAACTCGTGTGGATTAATGAGTAACATTGCACGTCCATCATTGACGAGTGAACCAAGTGAAGTTCTAGGTGCTGGCACCCCAATACCGATGAAACTTAAAAATGCTTCGAAGAAAATCGCACTTGGCACAGTAAACATTGAAGTTACTACAATAGGTCCTAGTGTATTTGGTAGAATATGTTTAAAAATTAATTTCGTCTTTGACGCTCCCAAAGTTCTAGACGCCAGTACAAATTCTTGTGTTTTTAATTTTAAAAATTCTCCACGTACGACACGACTCATACCTATCCATCCAGTTATCGACATCGCTAAAATAATCGTCCAAATTGACGGTTCAAATATCAATACGAATAAAATTACGACGATTAAGTTAGGTATTGATGCCACGATTTCAATGATACGTTGCATGATATTATCAATTCTTCCACCAAAAAATCCAGAAACCGCACCATAGACAACACCGATAAAAATATCTAATAAAGCTGCCACGACACCGATAAATAACGAAACTTGAGCACCTTGCCAAGTTCTTGACCATAAATCTCTACCTAATTGATCTGTCCCAAACCAATAGTTGTCTTTCGCGCCAGTTTCTTTATACACATCTTGTCCGTTTGCACCTTGCCCATCAAATGGTAAAAAAGGAACTTTATCCAATAAAGCAATTTTAGGTGGTAAATTTCTCTGTTTAACATGTTGTTCAGCATAGTCATGTTTACTGATTAGTGGTCCAAGTACTGCAAATAATATAATTATTACAAGACCAATCATTCCTACTACTGCTAATTTGTTTCGTCTTAATTGAGTCCAAGCATCTTGCCAAAAGTTTTTACTCTCTCTTTGCATTTCTGGTTCTTTTTCAATATCTGCGTTACTTCGCACAAAATCTTCTGCCATCAAACCAGTTGATGTATTGGTCATAACAGCATTTGAAGGTTCATTGTTATTTATAAATTTTTTATTTTCAGACATTATTTTTTCCCTCCTTGTATTCTTATTCTAGGGTCAATAACGCCATATAATATGTCTACAATAAATATTGAGACTATAAAAAATGTACTAAATAGTAGTGTTGTAGCCATAATGACAGAGAAATCATTTGTTTGAATCGATCTTACGAATTGGTCCCCTAATCCAGGCACACCAAAAATATTTTCGATAGTTAATGTCCCAGTTAATATACTAGCTAACATCGGTACAAGTATAGTAATGACAGGAATTAAAGCATTACGTAAAGCATGTCCGAATATTACTCTCATTGTAGAGTTCCCTTTAGCTCTAGCCATTAAAATGTAATCGGAGCTCAAAACTTCTATCATTTCCGCTCTTATGTATCTAGCTACTGTAGCAATTACAACTGCTGATAAAGATAACGACGGCAGTACTGCAGTAGAAATACCTTCCCAACCTGCAACTGGGAACCAATTCAATTTAACTGAGAAAGCATATTGTAGTAATACAGCTAAAACGAATGAAGGTACAGATACAGCTATTACTGAAATTATTGTTGCGATATAATCGACCGAGGTATTCTGCCGGACTGCAGCTGCAACTCCTAAAACCACCCCTACTATGATTCCAATAATCATAGCTGTAATTCCCATTTCCATAGATGGAATAAGTCGTGGACTAATTAAATCCCAAACCGGTTGGTTATTATATTGAAATGAATTCCCAAAATCACCTGTTACAACATTTTTCATATAATTTGCGTACTGAACAGGTACAGGATCATTCAATCCATATTTTTCATTCAATATGTGTTTTTGATCTTCACTTAGCTTTTGATCATTAAACGGTGAACCAGGCATAAGTTTCATCAAAAAGAATGTGATAGTCATAATAATAAACAATGACAACACCATATAACCTAATCGTTTCAAAACATATTTAAGCATAAATCCATCCCCCTTAACTTTTCAAAATTAACATTCCTTTCAAAATTTTCAGAAATATTAACATAATTATATATTTCTTTTGCGTATTAATCAATATAGTTTTGCTTCACATTATTAAAGTAAATAACTTATATCAATGAAATATTTTTGAGTTATAAGCTTATTTTATCCTTCACATAAAAATCTATTCAGTTTTAATTTGGATTCAGTTACAATAAATATAATAAGGTTTGGGAGGATTTTTATGCAGTTATTTCGTAAGTTAATAATTTGGATTTTATTAGCACCACTATGTTCTTGCTTAATATGGATTTTTAGCGAAAAATCTTTTATAGATTTTTTGAATATATTATTTTATACCTCAGCCGTATTAAGTATCATTACTTTCGTTCTCATAATAGTACAAGATGGTGTGTTTGATGTAACAAGTTATGGTTTCCGTAAATTAAAATATCAATTTTCTACAAAAAAACAGCGTGCATCTATGTCAAATGATGACTTTTTTAATCCCCAACAAGTTAAAAAAGACAATTATGTCGTCACATCATGGGTCAAATATGCATTTTTAATCAATTTAATATATTTTGCTGTTACTATTATTATTAGTTTCTTAATATAAAAAATGGGGTAACGACATCGTATTGATATCGTCACTCCATTTTTTAGTTATATCTTCAATTTTTATAATTATTAGTTCAGATCATTTATATTAGGATTCATAAACAAGGCATAGTATAGCAAAATAAAGCCTATTAATACTACTGCTGCAACATAGATGGACATCATCCAAGGCGCTAAAAATGCGCCAAGAATTAAACCAAATCTAGCTAAAATTTGAGCCCCATTGTTAGAAACCATATTAAAAGTAGCGTATGTGCTTCTTTGATCGTTTGGAATCATTAAGAATCGACGTGCGTTTTGAATAGGAGAATAAATTAATTCACCTAACGTTGCTATTACTGCAAATAAACATAGTACCCATACATTATTCGAAGACGTCATAATAGCATAACCAAGGGTATACAATACGATACCAATTTTAAAAACGTCTTTTTTAGAAGTACTTGCTATCATTTTATTAACTGTAAAAGTTAAAGTTGCCACTACAACTGTATTGATAATCATAATTAGTGTAAACATTCTTACTCCATCGATCGTAAATCCAAATAAATGAAATGCTTCGAATTGCTTTTTTAATCTCACGACAACATATGAATTCAAACTTAATTCCGCCATCATAACCATTAAATAGCCTAACGTTAATATCATGTAATACTTATCTTTAATTACTACATAATAGCTTTGTAAAAAGTGTTTTAAGTTTGAAGTAAAAGCTTCTTTAGTTTTGAAATTTTGTGTTACTTTATAAAATTTAGCAAATAAATACCAACTTATTAGCATAGCTACTAAAAATAATATAAATAAAAGACGTTTATGACTTAAATATAACAATGCGCCTAACATCATACCGATAGCCGTGCCAATATTAAACATCCAATACATTAATTGGTAAACATATTCTCTTACTTCCTCGTAAATGGCGTCCATAATGGCCGCTTCGAAAATAGGTTCACTAGCTGCGAATAATAATTCGAAAATAAAAATCGCAATACAAAATATAACCAGCCCAATACCATCCATCGTTACAGTTATACTAAGAATAATTAAGCTCACTGCATACAAAATATGCGCCCAATTTAATACCTTCTTCCGCGATAAATTATCTCCTATATAACCACCAACAAAAGTAACCAAAAAACTAACAATAATATTGATAATTAAAAATGCCCCAGCAAAAACCGCGTTAATTTTACTTGTTAAATAGAGTGCAATAAAGGGCATAATAGCCTGACTCGCTATGATAAGTATAAATTCAGCAAGCAATCTCGTTTTTAAAGTTGTAGATAATGTAAAAAATCTCCCCATGAAGTATATACCCCCCAATTCTCACCCCAGTAGTTAGCTTATCTTATCATTAATTATTAGCTATGAAAATATGATAATATTACGCAATCTATTACCAAGTGCTTAATTATCACTTTAATTCTGCATAATAAAAAAGCTTTCCAAATAAATGGAAAGCTTAAATAATATAGGTTTATTCACTAAACTTTTTAAATACTAATACCGCATTATGTCCGCCAAAACCAAGACTGTTACTCATTGCATAAGTAATATCTAAATCTTGTGCTGTGTTAGGTACAAAGTCTAAATCACATTCTGGGTCAGGTGATTCAACGTGAATTGTTGGCGCAACACGACTATCTCTAATAGATAATGCTGAGAAGATTGCTTCAATTCCACCAGTTGC
The genomic region above belongs to Staphylococcus durrellii and contains:
- a CDS encoding ABC transporter ATP-binding protein translates to MSERILEVSDLHVSFDIDAGEVQAVRGVDFYLDKGETLAIVGESGSGKSVTTKAITKLFQGDAGRIKKGKIDFLGEDLAQKSEQELIKLRGKDISMIFQDPMTSLNPTMKIGKQVMEPLMKHRNYTKSKARTRALEILNLVGLPNAEQRFGAYPHQFSGGQRQRIVIATALACEPKVLIADEPTTALDVTMQAQILDLMKELQDKIDTSIIFITHDLGVVANIADRVAVMYGGQMVETGDASEIFYDPKHPYTWGLLSSMPDLTTGSDTELLAIPGTPPDLLHPPKGDAFAQRSIYALNADFKESPPWFKVSPTHFVKSWLLDERALHVEPPLMVQQRKRDMPNNYDKPQQVERVSFDGQ
- the opp3C gene encoding oligopeptide ABC transporter permease — protein: MSENKKFINNNEPSNAVMTNTSTGLMAEDFVRSNADIEKEPEMQRESKNFWQDAWTQLRRNKLAVVGMIGLVIIILFAVLGPLISKHDYAEQHVKQRNLPPKIALLDKVPFLPFDGQGANGQDVYKETGAKDNYWFGTDQLGRDLWSRTWQGAQVSLFIGVVAALLDIFIGVVYGAVSGFFGGRIDNIMQRIIEIVASIPNLIVVILFVLIFEPSIWTIILAMSITGWIGMSRVVRGEFLKLKTQEFVLASRTLGASKTKLIFKHILPNTLGPIVVTSMFTVPSAIFFEAFLSFIGIGVPAPRTSLGSLVNDGRAMLLINPHELFIPAIILSLLILFFYLFSDGLRDAFDPKMRK
- the opp3b gene encoding oligopeptide ABC transporter permease translates to MLKYVLKRLGYMVLSLFIIMTITFFLMKLMPGSPFNDQKLSEDQKHILNEKYGLNDPVPVQYANYMKNVVTGDFGNSFQYNNQPVWDLISPRLIPSMEMGITAMIIGIIVGVVLGVAAAVRQNTSVDYIATIISVIAVSVPSFVLAVLLQYAFSVKLNWFPVAGWEGISTAVLPSLSLSAVVIATVARYIRAEMIEVLSSDYILMARAKGNSTMRVIFGHALRNALIPVITILVPMLASILTGTLTIENIFGVPGLGDQFVRSIQTNDFSVIMATTLLFSTFFIVSIFIVDILYGVIDPRIRIQGGKK
- a CDS encoding DUF3899 domain-containing protein, translating into MQLFRKLIIWILLAPLCSCLIWIFSEKSFIDFLNILFYTSAVLSIITFVLIIVQDGVFDVTSYGFRKLKYQFSTKKQRASMSNDDFFNPQQVKKDNYVVTSWVKYAFLINLIYFAVTIIISFLI
- a CDS encoding MFS transporter, whose product is MGRFFTLSTTLKTRLLAEFILIIASQAIMPFIALYLTSKINAVFAGAFLIINIIVSFLVTFVGGYIGDNLSRKKVLNWAHILYAVSLIILSITVTMDGIGLVIFCIAIFIFELLFAASEPIFEAAIMDAIYEEVREYVYQLMYWMFNIGTAIGMMLGALLYLSHKRLLFILFLVAMLISWYLFAKFYKVTQNFKTKEAFTSNLKHFLQSYYVVIKDKYYMILTLGYLMVMMAELSLNSYVVVRLKKQFEAFHLFGFTIDGVRMFTLIMIINTVVVATLTFTVNKMIASTSKKDVFKIGIVLYTLGYAIMTSSNNVWVLCLFAVIATLGELIYSPIQNARRFLMIPNDQRSTYATFNMVSNNGAQILARFGLILGAFLAPWMMSIYVAAVVLIGFILLYYALFMNPNINDLN